Genomic DNA from Magnolia sinica isolate HGM2019 chromosome 4, MsV1, whole genome shotgun sequence:
CTGCAGCAGGCCTGAAAGGACGGAATTTTACTATCACACACAAAACTGCTGGATTTCATTTGTATGCTTTTTTCACATGCCCAGACGTTGGGACCATACTCTACAAAGGTGTGTAATATATATACAGCAAAATGTTCCTGcaaatttctcaataaaaccGTTTTTGTTTTCTGCAAAAAGCATTTATGTCACCTATCGATTCTGCAGAAATGCTCATCAATACCACGCAAGCATAATCCCAATCCAATTCAAGATCAAGAGAGCTATCTCAATGAATGCAGTGAAAGCCATGACAAATCCCTAACCAAATCCCAAACAAAACCAAGCAGACAACTGCATCAATTGCGAGAACCATCCGAACGTGACGCCACCACATCCTACGAGCTTGCTGTTGCCCTCTAATCCTCGTTGAGCTCGAACTCTTTTGCAACGAAATTGAAGATACGCTACCTTGGTTTGATTCAGGAGCTACATCAATCTTGATTCCCCTATCTGTAGATTTCCTATGATCCTCTGAAATGACGTCTCTAGTTTCAGCTAACCtatctttcatcttcttcttttcatgCTTACTAGGCTTCCCTAGCAGTGGTGCTTTTGTAGATGCTGCTGCTTCTGAGTTGCCCATCTGGTTGTTGAACTGGGAGGGGCTAAGCTGATGTGCAGGCCTCTCAGCCATCCAATCTGCAGGTTCTGATCGGGATACATTCTCCAATGAGGATATCAAACGTCGGATGATGGGCACCAGTTGTTCTTCTAAGCAGATGGGGTTCGAACCAGCTAAATTACTCCTCGAACCGTTCTTCACCACCTTCTTAAACCCATCCCTGACATGTTCTAGAAACCGGAGGACCCCTGAATTTCCAAGAACTTCATCTGCAATTGTGAAATAAACATATCCATCTTCCATTAGAAACCCATAAGTCCTTTGCCCGACCGTTTCGAAATACCAGATGTGAAAAGGTGGGGTTCTCTCTAAGCAAACTGCAACCAGTGCCTCGATTTCTTGATCTCCTCCACTGTAAGCGTAAAGAACCCTGTTTCCCTTGGCAACACAGCAATAATAAACTATATTTTGAATGGAACCCATCTGCATAAAGTCttatcaaatctcaaaattgTCAAGAACTGCCTGTTGTTTCTatgcctggggcttaaaaatcaaacaaactcACAAGTCATTCCCGATTGAAGGGTTCTCAAATCAATGGAAACATATTGCCAATCTCTGGTTCTGAGGTTTCAGTATCATCCAAATCCATCCTCCGTTTCTGATTCCAGGTCTTCAAGATTTGCTGAATTGTGACCTTTTCTGCTAAACAGAGTCTCAGATCCTTGTAAAGGCGTCATATGATACTACCTTTAGGGTTTCAAAATCAGCTCTGATGAAGCGAAATTCATAGGCTACTTCTGCAATAAatattcaaaaacaaaaaaaaaaaagaaaaaaaaaaaagaagagagagagagagagagagagagatcagaaaaTCGATCCAAATACACAACCCATTTGCTTCCTAGGTGCTAGTGTTTTGAAAGGAGGAAGCAGCGACTGCTAAATGTAAACACCAAAGTTGGTAATCAAGTACTAACTCCATCCACATGGCATGCATTGATGAAATCATAACTACTCATCCCACACCAtctgaatgatcctaaccatcaaccAGAGGACTTTTGCCTATTGAAAACCAATCGTTGAGTGGGAATTTTCCTAGCTGACCATTTTTACACATCCAGAGTTCTGAAACTGGAGGTTAAGATTACCCTACCAGGATCATCCACAATAAGGCGACATAGATGCAGGGTCCAGATCTTGTACATGTTTACCACATGTACAGATATTGAATAATTGATAACTTCTATGATAATAATAGCAATCAATCTTGTTTAAAAAAACTGGCAAAATCCAAATGAATTCTacagggtgcatttggttgcaacaaatatcatgatatttcatgattaatcactctaatttggtgcaaccaaacacacccggAGCCAATGTTTTCAAATCTGCCAAAaaactcaaaataataataataataatcgggTGGGACTCCCCCTGgcacaaacaaaaagaaaatcaaatgcaaccTAAACAGACCCAAACAAAAATTTAGTTCTCAGGGTTTCCAAATCAAGAGAAATCAACAGTTCATCTGCTTGGGGGTTCTATACCCAGCAATACTCAACTGTTGGGGTTCAAAAATCTAAAGAAACCCCACCAAAATTTAAGCTGCCAGGGTTTCAAAATCACGTCAAAATTCAACTGCTAGTGTTTGCGATTCCAGACAGCTTCAACTGCTTGGGTTTCAGAATCTGAAGAAATCCAACAAATTCCCACTGCTAGGGTTCAAACATCTAAATGAAAATATTGTTTTGATACGGTTTCTAACATGAGAAAACCCAATAAAAGCCCTAAAAATTGCTCGATCAGCAAtttaaaatgtgaaaaaaaaaaaaaaaaaaaaaaaccaacaaaattCCACGTCAGGGAAAAGAGAAaccaataaataaatcaataaataaagATTCCCATATTAGGGAGTCgaaacctgaaaaaaaaaattaacaaagaTCAACTGCTACGGTTTCCAAATCTGCCCAAGAAGCCCATCGAAATTCTCCGTTTAGAGATTCAAAATCTAATAAAACCCCAACAAAATACAACTGACAGAGTTTTCAGATCTACCCAAAAGTACCCATGAAAATTCCTGTTACAGGAATTCCGACTTTGAAAAGAAGAACACATCAAAGTTCAACTGCTAGTGCTTCCAAATCTGCCATCGAAATCTGATGAAAAGTCAACAAAGAAAGCCCTAGATCTGAAATAAATGACATtccaaattagggttagggttttaaaaGAACGATCTGACATAAACCCAACAAAACCCtaaaatcaaatttcaaaaatccattcagaaacaaagaaagaattaaaaatagaaagagaagcATCGAAAAGCATTTGGAAAAAAGAAAGATCTTGATCGCTCACCTAAgattcttcatctctctctctctctcagaggaGGAGAAACGAGAAGGAGGTTTCTTCAACTTGCATTGGTCAATACCTGGTCGCAATGAAATTTCCGTGGGAAAGATAAATTCAAAAACgcatttttatatttattaaataaaaagaagaaatatGAAATTACAAAAAAGCGCCTATTCCGATTCCTCCACCCGTTCTACACGCGGAGTGCGATCCGGTGGCACCGGTACCACAGTAATCTATGGTGCCATCGggaagaagtggggcccatgagattTTTTCACCACATCATACCCGTTCATCAGATTCATAGAATCATGTTACCACCACGAATAAAAATATGACTCAAacagaatctcaggtggaccacagaagAAGGGGGCGTTTGCCTTGTTGTGTATTGAAATTCAGCCCGTCCAGAGACTTCATCCAGGAAAAGAATCAGGCTGTTCTgaggctcaggtgggccccagagagaATAAGGGTGATCGTTCCCTCCCAAATCGTTCCGTTTTCTGTGGCCCGCTATAGTTTTGAATCGAGCCGACTTTCAGCAACTTGGGAAAAACCATCCGATGGACGAGTTGGATGTGATACATaactcacgtggggcccacatctgccCCGGACCACCGTAACTCCGTAATCCTACAGTTGTACTGGCGCCCCTGGACCGGAATCCTGTGCAACGCTCGCTTTACGCAGCGCCTAAACACCCAAGCTGTTTAGGGCCAGCATATTGTCTATGTGAAATCAACTCCGTTTATCAGCTAATAACCCTTATTTTCACCGTACATATAAAATATCAGCCCGATGGAAGACTTAGATGGGCCATATTAATAGGAAGAATGTAAAATTGCCCCCAATATATCTGAGTTCacaagatgtggcccacctaagttttagatcagggttaTTTTAAGCCTTTCCTCCATCCTCGTGATTCACACCTGatcaacgggtttgatgaaatataaacaACATGGTTGCTTGCAAGCAAACCCACGGCTTGTGTTCGGTTCCATCGTTCCTAGTGGTgtagttagagctgggcatttctgaCCTGATCTGATGGATCCGACCCGCTCTGAACTGAACCGATGGCCTGGATTGGTGTGGATCGGGTAGGACCATTCAAATCCGACAAATttttggatcgagttcggattggacctgatccgacccgattcggaCCAGATCTATTGATAAGTACGTATTTACTATTTTactctaacacacacacacacacacttggcCATTTATGTTTTTACCCTACCCTACCTGCACCCAAGTGCTCGCCGCGctgaaccctaaatccccaaatcgtctCATCTTTACCTGAACACGGCGGCTCACCTTTTGCAAAGATTCTGAAGCTCCTCTTCCATAGACAAAACTAGCCATTTGAGCCTGCTACTACTGTTGttgttggtggtggtggtcttTCATTATCTATACAATAGCCAAACAACAATAAGAACAGCAGTAGTCCGTTTCCATTTCTAGATCCAACCATGACAAGAGTAAATATCTTTGCTTTTTTAACCCACAGCTTTTAAGGTGTTTGATTTATTTCCTTTGATGGGATGTGTTTGTTTATGAAAATTTGAAGGGATGGGAGGTGGGTTTTTCAACTTAGCTCGGTGGCAGGAATTATAGCTGCAGGCATTGATTTTCAAGTATATGTTGGCTAGGGCTTCTGTTCATTTGGATCTTGTTCTGCTAGTTAGGAAGAGTCTACTCAAATTTAAATTTGGACCGATCCGAACCGTGCCTAATCCGATCCAACTCAGTTTTCCTGAATGAGTCGGACTCAAATCGGATCAGGCCATGTACATTTCGGATCAGTttgagtcaggtgacccggactcggtcccggatcgaatcaagttcgggtcagcccATTGAGATTTCGGATCAGATCaaattggacccaatccgatccaacttggtccgatgcctagctctaagTGTAGTCCCCTCTCAGTTGtagatctagatgatttttggacgtggattagatactgacaaggtcagtagccatatcgctaccgaagtgacgtcaccaagctctgtgaaccccaccatgatgcatgtgttgtatccataccatccatccatttggagagatcgtcttatgcatgagaaaaagaatgagatagatataaagttcaagtgaaccccaccatagaaaatagtggagacaatgacatccactgttcaaaacttctcaggggccacaaaagtttccaatcaagccgatatttttgttttcacttcatctatctctatattaacttatgaataggttggatctcaaaaatacatcatggtgggccctataaatgtttcaatggtcggtgtgactgctcccacagttttttgtggtgggtccacttgaattttacaTCTATCTCATACTTTTTCtcctgccataaaatgatttctcaaaatggttggacagaatggacacaacacatgcatcatggtgacgtccacaaaacttagtgacatcacttcagtagggacCTGtccgtatctaatccgcgtccatgatTTTTGGCCTGAGGACCTAAAACCGTGAAAGCATCCGAAGGAcacagtggatttcacatgcacagtgatggtgggccccaaagaaccTGATTTTTAAACGTGCTGCGTAAAACAGGCATGTTGTATGCAGCCTGCACAACACCgtatctatgtggggcccaccgtgctatGCGCGGCGTCCACTCTCTCCCCTTAGGTGCGCCTATCATGATCACCGTACAACTAAAAAAAGTAGCCAAATCCAAAACGTAGGTAAACGCTTTGCAACACAAGAATAGCCAAATctaaaactcagttgggccacacccacacccacacagaACAGTCTAACATCACCCCAAGATTTGAGTtttgatcagtctgatttttggactgATGGTTCCCCTTGATGAGGATTCTAAGTGGCCTAATTAGGCCCACCTCTGATCATGCTCAATAGTTGGGGGGGAGAGGGTCTAACATGGATTGGATGTAACCCCAAACATCACAACAACTCGATTAAGAAGCCTAaattacataattttagggcctgtttggattgttgGTAAAAACAGGAGAATGTAAGGGAAAGCAAGACGTGAGataaaatgatataattaatattaggaGAAGCAAATTCTTTTGgctgtttgttttgttttttgttttgttttgtttttttttttttttttttaaagcactgaataatgaattttcttttcatttaaaagTGTTTGGATTGTAATTCCACGAAGCTGGACTTTTtcctttaaaaattattatttaaaatgtCATATTAGAGGTAAACTTATTTATACTTTATTTAACTTTTTAAAACTATGTTGTAATATCttacagatgaagggaaaaataatgCAAACACTTCCCTTTTTTAAGGGCTGATTTCCAAATAGGTATATATGTCTAATTTTATTGTGTGTAAAATTGAACCAGTCTGTCAAACAGGAAGAACAACCAATCACAAGGAAAGTGCCTTGAAGCTGAGGTGACAAAAAAATCAGGACATGTTTTTGGCAGAGCTGTTAGAATACAGAGCTGGGAGACAAAACAAGCAACTCCCTGACGAAAAGGTAAGCTACTAAGCTGAGCTATCCAAAGATGTGCAGCGGTATGAAAAGAGTCATCTCATCAGGAATATCTACAAACACAAACATAGTCAACGGACCCCGTAAGGCAAAGAGCTTGGACCCCCAAGCTCCCCAATACCCCAAGTTGACTAGGTCTACCACTGCCAGAGGTACAACGGGAAACCCTGAAGGAATCTTGTCCCAGATCCAGAAAAGAAGAATTCAAGTTGATCCCGATCGAAGATCACAATTCAAGTTGATCCCACGAAGATATGTGGGTTTTGGAACCACTCAAGGACCCTATAAGTATAGGTACCTTAAATGAGATCAGGTAAGCTAAAAAATTCAAACTCGAGTCTCTAATCTAAGTTTACTtgcctaacttaggcattggagggtccacaACAGTTATCGATACCCTTGTTGTTTACATTTTTCTAATCTTTTGTAAGTCCATTGGTGGGCATACGTCCATGACTAATTATATTTGATTGCCAGATTCTAGCATCAacatcttccttttttttttcttatctccgTTCACAGACTCTTTAAGGCTGTGGTTATACAATCATAACTATTTCTATTGTACTGACAACTTTTGTGGGTTGACCCAACCAATGGTTTTTTGTTCATCTTAGATGTTTGTGACCAATCGAAAATGAGCGGAGAAGCAAAATGAGTCAGCTCATCATCTCAAAACATCATTTTGATAAGATTAATTTGCTAGAGATTGTTCATGAATCCTAAAGAACACATTTCTTAAAAAGGGTAAAGGATGGCAACCATTTAACCAAAGTGTTAGGATTGTCTAGTTGTGTTGATTTTTACACCATGGGTTGGTATTggtggatggatggtctagatcaactaTTTAATGTTTCAATTAAAAGCTTTTGGCCATTAGCAAGATGGAGGCATTATTAGCCCCCATATGAGGTACTTCTCAGTATTATGTTTGGACATGGACCTTTCTCTCACTTTTCTATTTTTCTCCCttctttcaaatttcatttaataTTTAAATGAACCGCCAATTATTATAATAATTTGGGATGGATAAACTATTTTTCATGATTTAGTGGACTTCTCCGGAAAGACTTGATGACTCATGGTGTAACTAAAGTTATTGCTCTTGATAGAGTAGGATGTTGGAAAATAGTTCATGAAGTCAATCCTAATCAATTGAGATAAAGCTTAAATGATGTTGTTGCTATTGATGAGTAAAGTTCTCTTTAAAAGGTGTCCGTGTACAGTAGACTAGTCAACATTACACACTTGTGAGATGGACTTGAGGAGGAACGTTGCAGGGTTGCTTGAGGGcttatttggttttccaattttctaaaaaatataaaataaatgagttattattatcattttaaggtttttatTTAAACTTAATTTATAATTTGTAAGAGTTAAATACACTTGTAAAGAAAGTAAGCGAAGTGAACTGTAATTATTACTTTTCATATGATAGAATCATCATTTTTACAATAATTTGTGGGTGAAACAATGTAGTAAAATCATTATTACAGTCAAATTAATGTAACTAACTTTACCAAtacaattacaagagtaaataatcattactcatttataGCCATTTACAGTTTTGGTAAGAAAACCAAAAAAGCCTAACGATCTTTGGAAGCATGCAAATTAGTTAGTATCACACGTACTATCTTATATATGCTATATAGATTATATAATAAATAATTACTTATAGAAAGTGATAAACATATGATCAGGAGCTTAATAGTTAATAATAAATGTAAAGATTATGATATACATGTACATTAACCAACACGTGACCGTACGTTGTTGGTCTCTAAACATTGATGATATCAAACTTAGAAAATTTGTTGTATGCGTTGCATATGACTGGAATATTATATTCCTATATGTACCATTTCAAGGTTTTTTGTTCATATGACTTATACAGCCCTTTGACCATGAATAAACTATCTAAGAGTAATCGTCTTATTACGTTAACAAATATATTcaattctattttatttattttttcatttagcGTGTAAGATATGTTTAGCAAATCACATATATTTGCTTGCATCCAAACAATCCCTTCATAATCGGATTTGGATTCAGTCGGGAACCCTCTACAGGACTAGGTTGGTGCTGGAAAAAGGCTCTTTGggttatgtgttttatcaatcccattcattcatttgtctaaatcattttaggtcatCAGCGTACGTAAAAGTGAAATTTGTctgctaaatcattttagggt
This window encodes:
- the LOC131242739 gene encoding phytolongin Phyl1.1-like — its product is MQMGSIQNIVYYCCVAKGNRVLYAYSGGDQEIEALVAVCLERTPPFHIWYFETVGQRTYGFLMEDGYVYFTIADEVLGNSGVLRFLEHVRDGFKKVVKNGSRSNLAGSNPICLEEQLVPIIRRLISSLENVSRSEPADWMAERPAHQLSPSQFNNQMGNSEAAASTKAPLLGKPSKHEKKKMKDRLAETRDVISEDHRKSTDRGIKIDVAPESNQGSVSSISLQKSSSSTRIRGQQQARRMWWRHVRMVLAIDAVVCLVLFGIWLGICHGFHCIH